The stretch of DNA GAAATCGAACGCCGCGACGCTCATCAATGAGCCCAGCGCCGAGGGCCCCCGCCCCCATCTGGTGGCGATGGCCACCACCCCGAACAGGTACACCATAATGAGGTTGGCCTGACCGAAGTCGGAGGACATGATCCAACTCAACGCCGTGCAGGCCACCACCACAGCGGCAGCATAGCCGTAGTTCCGACGCTCACTCGTCCGTTGAAGCAGTCCCTTCATGAGAGGTGTTCCGGTCCCCGCTTCACCGGTCATGACGTAGACATCAATGTCGCCGCTCCCGCGAACGAGATCGTCCACAACCGATCCGAAGAGCCATTCCTTCCAGCGTGATCGCAACGGTTTTCCGACGATGATCTTGCTGACATTGCGGCTTCTGGCATAGGCCAGCAGCTGCGCACTCACGTCGTCCCCGGTCAACGTCACCGATTCTGCGCCCATGCGCTCCGCCAACCGCAGAGTGTCCACGCCTAGGCTCCGCTCGAGATCAGGCAACCGCAGATGCTTAGAGGTCTGTACATACACGGCGATCCATCTGGCGTGGAGTCCTGTGGCCATCTTCCTGGCCGCACGAACCAACATCGGCCCCCTGGATTTCAGATTCACGCAGACTAAGATGGTTTCCGCGGCCGGCCAGGTGGCGACGACCGCATGGTCTCGGCGATACACCTCCATTTGCTGATCAACTCGCTCAGCCGTCCGACGCAACGCCATCTCGCGTAGCGCGATCAAATTACCCTTCCGAAAGAAATGTTTGGGGGGATGTTGCGCCTGCTCCGGCGGATACACCTTGCCGTCCTTGAGCCGTTGCAGGAGATCGTCCGGCGGAAGATCCACCAATTCGACGTCGTCCGCCTGTTCGAGAATGGAATCAGGTACGGTTTCGCTCACGCGAATGCCGGTGATTTGAGCCACGGCGTCATTGAGGCCTTCGATGTGCTGCACATTGACGGTGGTATAGACGTGAATGCCTGCCTGCAGGAGTTCCCTCACATCCTGCCATCGCTTGGGGTGCCTGGAGCCAGGGGCATTCGTATGCGCCAGTTCATCCATCAATAAGAGCTGCGGTTGACGAGACAGCGCGGCGTCTAAATCGAAATCACGGATCCTGGAGACCCCATAGGCCACCTCCCGGAACGGAAGAACCGGCAACCCCTCGACCAGAGCGTCCGTTTCGGTCCTGCCGTACGTCTCGACCCACCCGATCATCACGTCGATGCCGTCGGCTTGCTGCTCATGCGCCGCTCGCAGCATGGCATACGTTTTCCCGACGCCCACTGTCGCGCCGAAGAAAATCTTCAGCTTGCCGCGAGTCTGATCGGCTTCTTCGGCCTGTGCGCGCCTCAGCAGCGCATCGGGATCCGGGCGTTGGTTTTCCACGGCACTCCTGAGAAAAGAACTCTGCTAATAGCAACGAAATGATACAAGACTGCCCGAGTGAATTTTAAAAGACAGACCGGGAAGCGTCAACGAAACTCCTAGAACGCATCCACTGCGCGGCTCTTCCCTTACACCCCATATTCACGGTACCGCGCAGAAAGTAAAAACGGTGTAAAAAGGACAGGCACACGGATGTTCGAGAAAGATCGTCCCGTACGGCTGTTCACGCATGAGGGACGGATCGTTTCAGGTGACGGACAGTCGAAGCATATCCACTCGCGAGCGAGGCGCTGAAGAAGACATGTGGACGAAGCTGTGACCGCCTCTTGAGCAGATCGAAGATTTGTGGGATGAACGGAGGCGTGACTGTCTCTGGGCGCTACTGACCTGAATCCGGCCGATCTTTACGTAACGCTCGTAGCACCGCGAGGATTTCCGCCGGACGCGGAGGGCAGCCGGGGATACGCACATCGACGGGGATATGCCGATCCACCGGGCCCGTCACCGCATAACTGCCTTTGAACATGCCGCAATTCACCGCACAGTCTCCCAACGCGATGACGAGCTTAGGATCGGCCGTCGCCTTGTAGACATCCTTTAAGGCTCGCTCCATATTGACCGTCACCGGACCGGTCACGACCAGCGCATCGGCATGCCGCGGCGACGCCGCAATATGAACCCCGAACCGCTCCACGTCGTACACGGGATTAGCCAGCGCATTCATTTCCATTTCACAGGCATTACACGAGCCCGTATCGACTTCGCGAATCGTCAGCGAACGCCGGAACGGCTTGGCCTTGTCGATGGCTTCCTGGCTCACCGGCTCGGACGGTTCAGCCCCGGCCGGATGTTGCCCCGTCACGACACCGGTCTGAAGACTTTTTTTGAGGATTCGAAACATGGCTCCTCCCTGGCCGTCAGCCAGCAGTTCTCAGCTCAGAGCCGGCTGCTGAGAGCCGATCGCTGAATGCTAGATTTTCACAAATCGTTTCCGGCATACGACAAATTGAAACTCTTGTTGATCAACGGAAAGTCCGGCACGATATTGCCGGGCGCCGCCCATTGGATCGCCGGCCAATTGACAAAAGACGGGTCACGCACTTTGCAGCGATGAATCCGCCCTGCTTCTCCTGCCATGACGACATAGAGAATCTCGCCGCGCCATCCTTCGACCGCCGACAACGCCCATTCTCCCGGCTGTGGTTGATGCGTCGGCTGAGTCACGAGCCGGCCCAGTGGGAGGCAACGGCGAGCCTCGCGGATGAGGCGCATCGACTCATGGATCTCATCCAGCCGTACCCGCATCCTGGCACGAACATCGCCATACCGGTAGAGCGCCACTTTCGGCTGCAGTGCGTCGTACGCGGCGAAGGGCCGGTCACGACGAAGGTCCCGATCCATACCGGAGGCCCGACCGACGACACCGATCACCGCATGGTCCCAAGCCATATTTTCCGTCAGGATGCCCGTGTTTTCCAGCCGTTCCGTCAATGACGCGTTCGCGAGCACAATCTTTTCAATCGCCGAAAAATCCTGTTCAAGGGCATTCAGCTCCACCTCGACCTGCGCGAGCTGCAGGCTGGAAAGATCCAGCGTCACTCCGCCGATGCAATTGACGCCACGCAAAAACCGTGACCCGGTCAGGCGATCATTCAGTTGCATGAGTTGCTCTTTCATCCGGCCACAATGGGCATGGGCAAGGGCATAGGCGGTGTCATTGCAGATGGCGCCCACATCGCCGATGTGATTGTGCAACCGCTCCAGCTCCAGAAAGAGCGTCCGTAGATATCGGGCGCGGGACGACACCTCCACGCCCTGCAAGGTCTCGACGGCCTGACAATAGGCCAGGCTATGACCGACGCTTGTATCGCCGGAGACCCGTTCGGACAAGGGGACCGCTTCGGTCAGCTGCTGCTGCTCGAACAGTTTCTCAAGACCGCGATGTTTCCAGAAATGACGCACTTCGAGTTGCATGATGGGCTCGCCGGCCACCGAAAACCGGAAATGCCCCGGCTCAATGATGCCTGCATGGATGGGCCCGACGGGGACCTCAAACACTCCCTCACCGTGAATTTTTCGGAAAGCATACTCCCCTTGCACCCGCCCCAACACCCGATCCCAGGGGAAATCTTTTTTCAGCGGGTGGGCCCCTTTCGGCCAATGTTCATGACGCACGAGCCGACGCATATCCGGATGGCCGACCGGAATCAGCCCGAACAGATCTCGGATCTCTCGCTCGTACCACTTGGCCGCATGGAGATGGGGTGTGATCGACGGAAACTCCCGCTCCTCGTCATGAAGATCCGTCGCCAGCAGCAGCCAATCTTTGCGTTCCGCCAACGTGAAGAGATAACAGAGCTCGTAGCGCGCCTCGCGAGGACGATGATCGACCGCCCAGAGCAGCGACAACGATCCTCGTAGACTCGGATTCGTGTGCAGAAAATGAGCGATCGTGGGGAGCCCCTGCTTCTTCACCCGGAGCATCGGGATACCGTGAACGGCGCACACCTCCGTAATGGCCTGCGTAAACGCTGCCTGCACCTGCTCGACTGCCGGACGTGCGTCGATCATAGGATCACCTCACCACAATCACGTTGACGGCCCGAGTCAGCAATGTCTGAATCGGCTCGGGAAGGACGAATCCCAGCCCCAACAACGCCACGATCATGATCATCAACGGCACATGGCCGACCGTCCACGATTCTCCCTGCGCGACACCGGCCGGAGGAGTGCCCCATACCATGGCCCCGATACGAAACATGAAGCCACCGAACAGTACGACGGCGAAAAAGAGAAACAGTGCGACGATGCCGAGACTTCGCATCTCGTCAGAAATCGTCATCGTGACAAATCGTCCGACATGCATCGTATCGGAGGAAAAATCCTGCGCCGCGACTGCCGACACAACCAAGAGTTCGCTGACAAACGGCGAGAAGGGAGGCAACCCGACCAGCGCGCAACCGGCCACGAGAATCGCCACGGCGGTAATCGGCTGCGCACGCGCCAGCCCTCGCACCCCGTCGATTTCCAAGGTGTCGAATCGACGGTGGATATTGCCGGCGACAAAAAATGCCAGCGCTTTGGCCACCGCGTGATTGAGCAAATGAAAGAGGCCCCCGAAGGTCCCGATCATCCCGCCCACCCCGAAGCCGATCATGGCCAACCCCATATGTTCGATACTCGAATAGGCAAACAGCCGCTTATAGTTATGCTGGATCAGGATGAACAGGGACGCCACAATGAACGACAGTAGCCCGAAGGTGAGCAGCAGATTACCGGTGAACTCCGGGGGAAGCGCCTGGTCCACCAGCGCCTTGCTGCGCAGCACCGTATACACCGCGACCGTCTCCAGCACC from Nitrospira sp. encodes:
- the nuoB gene encoding NADH-quinone oxidoreductase subunit NuoB yields the protein MFRILKKSLQTGVVTGQHPAGAEPSEPVSQEAIDKAKPFRRSLTIREVDTGSCNACEMEMNALANPVYDVERFGVHIAASPRHADALVVTGPVTVNMERALKDVYKATADPKLVIALGDCAVNCGMFKGSYAVTGPVDRHIPVDVRIPGCPPRPAEILAVLRALRKDRPDSGQ
- a CDS encoding sensor histidine kinase KdpD, producing the protein MENQRPDPDALLRRAQAEEADQTRGKLKIFFGATVGVGKTYAMLRAAHEQQADGIDVMIGWVETYGRTETDALVEGLPVLPFREVAYGVSRIRDFDLDAALSRQPQLLLMDELAHTNAPGSRHPKRWQDVRELLQAGIHVYTTVNVQHIEGLNDAVAQITGIRVSETVPDSILEQADDVELVDLPPDDLLQRLKDGKVYPPEQAQHPPKHFFRKGNLIALREMALRRTAERVDQQMEVYRRDHAVVATWPAAETILVCVNLKSRGPMLVRAARKMATGLHARWIAVYVQTSKHLRLPDLERSLGVDTLRLAERMGAESVTLTGDDVSAQLLAYARSRNVSKIIVGKPLRSRWKEWLFGSVVDDLVRGSGDIDVYVMTGEAGTGTPLMKGLLQRTSERRNYGYAAAVVVACTALSWIMSSDFGQANLIMVYLFGVVAIATRWGRGPSALGSLMSVAAFDFFFIPPYYSFGVSDVQYLLTFAVMLVVALLISRLASHKSHQAEAALIREERTAALYAMSRELITQRGLDKLASVASRHIHDVFHCQVAVFLPDRDGRVHLHRGDALHFELDPKEAGISQWVFDHKESAGYGTNTLSGSDSLYLPLLGAHGAVGVLTVRASRPAELLAPEQLHLLETFANQMALALERARLAEETQEAHVQTETERMRNAVLSSVSHDLRTPLATIVGASSAILNTSRPMSIESQQELVRSISDEAGRLDRLLKSLLDMTKLEAGAMQLRKDWHALEAVVGTALARVKSRIATRPVSTIFPDNLPLVLVDGILIEQVLINLLENAAKYSPPASPIAVTALLKDGMIVTEVADRGPGIPNGEERRIFEKFYQLDPDREGGVGLGLTICRGIIESHGGRIWVDARSGGGSSFRFMLPVEDNQPTVEPEPNGRDRAAT
- a CDS encoding hydrogenase 4 subunit F, with product MWSVIVLLTGPVLAGLLSLVIQRARVLHVVNFATMLALAVAETALTRQVLAEGSVTTLGAFVYVDALSDFILVIITAIGLSCSLYMWSYMDDRVALGVIAPKRLGHFYFLFHMFLFAMVAATVANSLGVQWVALEGTTLATTFLIAFFRRRESLEAGWKYLILCSVGIALALFGVVLTYYSSVRVLGDTSSALNMTALIGVANQLDPNVLKLAFIFMLVGYGTKVGLVPMHTWLPDAYSEAPAPIAAMLAGVLETVAVYTVLRSKALVDQALPPEFTGNLLLTFGLLSFIVASLFILIQHNYKRLFAYSSIEHMGLAMIGFGVGGMIGTFGGLFHLLNHAVAKALAFFVAGNIHRRFDTLEIDGVRGLARAQPITAVAILVAGCALVGLPPFSPFVSELLVVSAVAAQDFSSDTMHVGRFVTMTISDEMRSLGIVALFLFFAVVLFGGFMFRIGAMVWGTPPAGVAQGESWTVGHVPLMIMIVALLGLGFVLPEPIQTLLTRAVNVIVVR
- a CDS encoding NADH-quinone oxidoreductase subunit C; translation: MIDARPAVEQVQAAFTQAITEVCAVHGIPMLRVKKQGLPTIAHFLHTNPSLRGSLSLLWAVDHRPREARYELCYLFTLAERKDWLLLATDLHDEEREFPSITPHLHAAKWYEREIRDLFGLIPVGHPDMRRLVRHEHWPKGAHPLKKDFPWDRVLGRVQGEYAFRKIHGEGVFEVPVGPIHAGIIEPGHFRFSVAGEPIMQLEVRHFWKHRGLEKLFEQQQLTEAVPLSERVSGDTSVGHSLAYCQAVETLQGVEVSSRARYLRTLFLELERLHNHIGDVGAICNDTAYALAHAHCGRMKEQLMQLNDRLTGSRFLRGVNCIGGVTLDLSSLQLAQVEVELNALEQDFSAIEKIVLANASLTERLENTGILTENMAWDHAVIGVVGRASGMDRDLRRDRPFAAYDALQPKVALYRYGDVRARMRVRLDEIHESMRLIREARRCLPLGRLVTQPTHQPQPGEWALSAVEGWRGEILYVVMAGEAGRIHRCKVRDPSFVNWPAIQWAAPGNIVPDFPLINKSFNLSYAGNDL